A single genomic interval of Shewanella psychropiezotolerans harbors:
- the yhbY gene encoding ribosome assembly RNA-binding protein YhbY, with amino-acid sequence MNLTTKQKQHLKGLAHDLKPVVMLGSNGLTEGVLAEIDNALTHHELIKVKVASGDRELKKAIVDAIVRETQAVQVQLIGHVLVLFRQSEEMKIAIPKAK; translated from the coding sequence ATGAACTTAACAACCAAACAAAAACAACACTTGAAAGGCTTAGCGCATGATTTGAAGCCTGTAGTGATGCTTGGTTCCAATGGTCTGACTGAAGGTGTACTGGCGGAAATTGATAATGCACTCACTCACCATGAACTGATCAAAGTGAAAGTCGCCTCGGGTGACAGAGAGTTAAAAAAAGCAATTGTCGACGCCATTGTTCGTGAGACTCAAGCCGTACAAGTACAGCTTATCGGTCACGTGCTTGTACTTTTCCGCCAGTCTGAAGAGATGAAAATCGCCATTCCTAAGGCAAAGTAA
- a CDS encoding TorF family putative porin, with protein sequence MKHHIGYAVALCCTLTLAPPTLATEGLSANISVTNNYIWRGVTQTDDKPAVSGGIDYAMESGIYIGTWASNVDFGDDATTELDLYLGFGNDFGELSYDFGYVYYGYPDGDDLNFGEVYGSIGWSVLSIGISTTAHSDWSSDFGDDIYFEANVAFEILGDAELGLHFGSYDFDDGLDYQDYNVSISKSGFSFLVSQVSEDEIDDDYKVVVSYTYDIDL encoded by the coding sequence ATGAAACATCACATTGGATATGCAGTCGCATTGTGCTGCACTCTCACATTAGCCCCACCAACATTAGCCACAGAAGGCTTATCGGCCAACATAAGTGTCACTAATAATTACATCTGGCGTGGTGTAACTCAGACCGATGATAAGCCCGCGGTATCTGGCGGAATAGATTACGCTATGGAGTCTGGCATCTATATAGGCACCTGGGCATCTAACGTCGATTTTGGTGATGATGCCACCACAGAACTCGATCTCTATCTAGGCTTTGGCAATGATTTTGGTGAATTGAGCTATGATTTTGGTTATGTCTACTACGGTTATCCCGACGGCGATGACCTCAACTTCGGTGAGGTTTATGGCTCAATCGGCTGGAGTGTACTCTCAATAGGCATTTCTACCACGGCACATTCTGACTGGTCATCTGACTTTGGTGACGATATCTATTTTGAAGCCAATGTGGCATTTGAAATATTAGGCGATGCCGAACTCGGGCTACACTTCGGTAGTTACGATTTCGATGATGGCCTCGATTATCAGGACTATAACGTCAGCATCAGCAAGAGTGGTTTTAGCTTCTTAGTCAGTCAAGTAAGTGAAGATGAAATAGATGACGATTATAAGGTCGTG
- the secF gene encoding protein translocase subunit SecF, translating to MSLFNLKLVNTKFTEMKTLTKLRYFSSLISLSLMILSLSVIAVKGFNWGLDFTGGVVTEVKLDSKVTSKDISALLSLASEQEVSVISAGEPGRWVLRYSLPSTQEDVSQHAMDIEQVLQPLSSEVEVLNSSIVGPQIGQELAEQGGLALLVAMLCIMAYLSYRFEWRLASGALLALFHDVIFVLAFFSLTQTEFNLTVLAAVLAILGYSLNDSIIIADRIREGLRTESGLPIAEINDRAVKATFSRTMVTSGTTLMTVIALWVMGGGPLESFSIAMFIGILTGTWSSISVGTCFPEVFKLNSEHYRLVPVSDTP from the coding sequence ATGAGTTTATTTAATTTGAAGCTGGTTAACACCAAGTTTACAGAGATGAAAACGTTAACTAAATTACGTTATTTCAGTAGTCTGATATCACTTAGCTTAATGATATTGTCCCTTTCTGTGATTGCGGTTAAGGGATTCAATTGGGGCCTGGATTTCACCGGCGGAGTCGTCACCGAGGTGAAGCTTGATAGCAAGGTGACCAGTAAAGATATCTCTGCTTTATTGAGTTTAGCGTCTGAGCAGGAGGTGAGTGTGATTTCCGCGGGAGAGCCTGGGCGTTGGGTACTAAGATATAGTCTGCCATCGACTCAGGAAGATGTCAGTCAGCATGCAATGGATATAGAGCAGGTATTGCAACCTCTCAGTAGTGAGGTAGAGGTGCTCAACAGCAGCATAGTCGGGCCGCAGATTGGCCAGGAGTTGGCCGAGCAAGGTGGTTTGGCCTTGCTGGTTGCCATGTTGTGCATCATGGCTTATCTGAGTTATCGATTCGAATGGCGTCTGGCCAGTGGTGCCTTGCTCGCCCTGTTTCATGATGTGATCTTCGTGTTGGCATTCTTTTCATTGACTCAGACTGAGTTTAATCTGACCGTGCTCGCGGCGGTACTGGCAATATTAGGCTATTCACTCAATGATTCGATAATCATAGCGGACAGGATCAGAGAGGGATTGCGAACGGAATCTGGCTTGCCGATAGCCGAGATCAATGACAGGGCTGTGAAGGCGACATTTTCCCGCACTATGGTGACCAGTGGTACTACCTTGATGACGGTCATCGCGCTGTGGGTGATGGGAGGGGGGCCGTTGGAAAGTTTTTCCATCGCCATGTTTATCGGTATCCTGACCGGCACCTGGTCGTCGATATCCGTGGGAACCTGTTTTCCCGAGGTGTTTAAGCTCAACTCGGAGCATTATCGTCTCGTGCCTGTTTCTGATACGCCTTAG
- the ftsH gene encoding ATP-dependent zinc metalloprotease FtsH yields MSDMAKNLILWVVIAVVLMSVFQGYSPSSTTASKMDYSAFLDDVRSGQINTVEIKSDQRTIEGTKRTGEKFTTIMPMYDQDLINDLDRKGVSMKGQEAEESGFLTQIFISWFPMLLLIGVWIFFMRQMQGGGGKGAMSFGKSKAKLMSEDQIKTTFSDVAGCDEAKEDVKELVDYLKEPTRFQKLGGRIPTGILLVGPPGTGKTLLAKAIAGEAKVPFFTISGSDFVEMFVGVGASRVRDMFEQAKKSAPCIIFIDEIDAVGRQRGAGVGGGHDEREQTLNQMLVEMDGFEGNEGVIVIAATNRPDVLDAALLRPGRFDRQVVVGLPDVRGREQILKVHMRKVPLADDVKASVIARGTPGFSGADLANLVNEAALFAARGNRRIVSMEEFESAKDKIMMGAERRSMVMSEEEKAMTAYHEAGHAIVGCLVPEHDPVHKVTIIPRGRALGVTFFLPEADAISQTRRKLESQISVAYGGRLAEEIIYGSERISTGASQDIKYATSIARNMVTQWGFSEKLGPVLYAEDENEVFLGRSMGKTQHMSDETASLIDAEVRLLIDNNFDRAKVYLNDNMDILHAMKDALMKYETIDANMIEDLMQRREVRAPADWDMDDNGSSKDDKDGDSVKTEEASSTESEEKADSEVTPDIKDADESTAK; encoded by the coding sequence TTGAGTGATATGGCAAAAAATTTAATTCTCTGGGTAGTCATCGCTGTTGTGTTGATGTCTGTATTTCAGGGCTACTCCCCCTCTTCTACCACTGCGTCGAAGATGGATTATTCTGCTTTTTTAGATGATGTTCGTAGTGGTCAGATAAACACCGTCGAAATCAAGAGCGATCAACGTACGATTGAAGGGACGAAACGTACCGGAGAAAAATTCACGACTATCATGCCCATGTATGATCAAGATCTGATTAACGATCTCGATCGTAAAGGCGTGAGTATGAAAGGGCAAGAAGCCGAAGAGTCCGGGTTCCTAACCCAGATCTTTATCTCCTGGTTTCCTATGTTATTGCTTATTGGTGTATGGATCTTCTTCATGCGTCAGATGCAGGGCGGCGGTGGCAAAGGTGCCATGTCGTTCGGTAAGAGCAAGGCTAAGCTGATGAGTGAAGATCAGATCAAGACAACTTTTAGTGACGTTGCTGGCTGTGATGAAGCGAAAGAGGACGTTAAGGAACTGGTCGATTACCTCAAAGAACCGACAAGGTTTCAGAAGCTAGGTGGGCGTATTCCCACTGGTATACTCCTCGTAGGTCCTCCGGGTACGGGTAAGACCTTGCTGGCTAAGGCTATTGCCGGTGAGGCAAAAGTGCCTTTCTTCACTATCTCAGGTTCAGATTTCGTTGAGATGTTTGTTGGTGTCGGTGCTTCTCGTGTACGTGACATGTTCGAACAAGCGAAGAAGTCAGCACCTTGTATCATCTTTATCGATGAGATCGATGCCGTCGGCCGTCAACGTGGCGCTGGTGTCGGTGGTGGTCACGATGAGCGTGAGCAAACATTGAACCAGATGTTGGTAGAGATGGATGGTTTCGAAGGTAATGAAGGTGTTATCGTCATCGCTGCGACGAACAGACCCGATGTCCTCGATGCCGCGCTACTGCGCCCGGGTCGTTTCGATCGTCAGGTGGTGGTTGGTCTTCCCGATGTACGTGGTCGTGAGCAGATACTTAAAGTGCATATGCGTAAAGTGCCTTTGGCTGATGATGTTAAGGCGAGTGTTATCGCTCGTGGTACTCCTGGTTTCTCTGGTGCGGATCTCGCTAACCTGGTTAACGAGGCTGCCTTGTTTGCCGCTCGCGGCAATCGCCGTATCGTCAGCATGGAAGAGTTCGAGAGTGCTAAAGATAAGATCATGATGGGCGCAGAACGTCGCTCCATGGTGATGTCAGAAGAAGAGAAAGCGATGACGGCGTACCATGAAGCCGGTCATGCAATTGTTGGTTGTTTAGTGCCAGAGCATGATCCTGTGCATAAGGTGACCATTATACCTCGTGGCCGTGCCTTGGGTGTGACCTTCTTCCTGCCGGAAGCCGATGCTATCAGCCAGACTCGACGTAAGCTGGAGAGTCAGATCTCTGTTGCATACGGTGGACGTCTTGCCGAAGAGATAATCTATGGCAGTGAAAGGATTTCTACCGGTGCTTCTCAGGATATCAAGTACGCCACTTCGATTGCCCGTAACATGGTGACTCAGTGGGGCTTCTCCGAGAAGCTAGGCCCTGTCTTGTACGCAGAAGATGAAAATGAAGTTTTCTTAGGACGTAGCATGGGTAAGACTCAACATATGTCCGATGAAACCGCGAGTCTGATCGATGCCGAAGTTAGGCTGCTCATCGATAACAACTTCGATCGTGCCAAGGTATATCTAAATGATAATATGGATATTCTTCATGCGATGAAAGATGCCTTGATGAAATATGAAACCATAGATGCCAACATGATTGAAGACTTGATGCAGCGTCGTGAAGTCCGTGCTCCGGCCGATTGGGACATGGATGATAATGGTTCCAGCAAGGATGATAAGGATGGAGATTCAGTTAAGACTGAGGAGGCAAGCTCCACCGAGAGTGAAGAAAAAGCCGACTCTGAAGTGACGCCGGATATCAAAGATGCCGACGAATCTACAGCTAAGTAG
- the rlmE gene encoding 23S rRNA (uridine(2552)-2'-O)-methyltransferase RlmE, producing the protein MSGKKRTASSSRWLQEHFDDHYVKLAQKRGLRSRAAFKLEEIQEKDKLIRPGMTVVDLGAAPGGWSQVAVKLAGDRGKVIACDILAMDPIVGVDFLQGDFREEKVLDALLTRVGDGKVDVVLSDMAPNMSGTGGVDQPRAMYLVELALDMCHQVMAPNGCFAVKVFQGEGFEEYMKSVRAAFKTVKTRKPDSSRARSREVYLVATGYKL; encoded by the coding sequence ATGTCAGGTAAAAAACGAACAGCGAGTTCCTCCCGTTGGTTGCAGGAACATTTTGACGATCACTATGTCAAATTAGCTCAAAAACGGGGATTGCGCTCGCGCGCCGCGTTTAAATTAGAGGAGATCCAGGAGAAAGATAAGTTGATTCGCCCTGGTATGACGGTGGTGGATTTAGGGGCTGCCCCCGGTGGTTGGTCCCAAGTTGCCGTTAAACTTGCCGGAGACAGAGGGAAAGTTATCGCTTGTGATATTTTAGCTATGGATCCCATAGTTGGTGTAGACTTTCTTCAGGGTGATTTTCGGGAAGAAAAGGTACTCGATGCCTTGCTTACCCGAGTCGGAGATGGGAAAGTGGATGTGGTCTTGTCTGACATGGCACCGAACATGAGTGGTACCGGTGGTGTCGATCAGCCCCGGGCCATGTATCTGGTGGAATTAGCCTTAGACATGTGCCATCAGGTGATGGCTCCAAATGGCTGTTTCGCAGTCAAAGTCTTTCAGGGGGAGGGCTTTGAAGAGTACATGAAGTCGGTGAGAGCCGCATTTAAAACGGTTAAAACACGTAAGCCAGACTCTTCGCGAGCACGTTCGCGGGAAGTCTATCTTGTGGCGACTGGGTACAAGTTGTAG
- the greA gene encoding transcription elongation factor GreA, producing MNKVPMTVVGAEQLRKELTHLKFEQRPSITQAIGTARELGDLKENAEYHAAREEQGICEARIRDIEGKLSNVQIIDVTKMENTGRIIFGTTVTILNVDTEAEATYRIVGEDEANIKDNLISVTSPIARGLVGKSLDDEVNIQTPGGITEYEIIAVEYI from the coding sequence ATGAATAAGGTTCCTATGACAGTTGTCGGTGCCGAGCAACTGCGAAAAGAGTTAACACATCTGAAATTCGAGCAGCGTCCCAGTATTACTCAGGCGATAGGCACAGCCAGAGAGCTTGGCGATCTTAAAGAGAATGCCGAGTATCATGCTGCGCGCGAAGAGCAGGGTATTTGTGAGGCGCGAATTCGTGATATCGAAGGTAAGCTTTCGAATGTGCAGATCATAGACGTGACTAAGATGGAAAATACCGGTCGTATTATTTTCGGTACGACTGTTACTATCTTAAATGTCGATACCGAAGCTGAAGCGACTTACCGTATCGTGGGTGAGGATGAGGCGAACATCAAAGATAATTTAATCTCTGTGACTTCACCTATTGCACGTGGTTTGGTGGGCAAAAGCTTAGATGATGAGGTGAATATTCAGACTCCCGGTGGTATCACCGAGTATGAGATTATCGCCGTAGAGTATATCTAA
- the folP gene encoding dihydropteroate synthase: MGILNVTPDSFSDGGEFSSFDLACQHVDTMVSQGAKIIDIGGESTRPGAAEVTLDEELSRVLPLVEYIAKHHDAWISIDTSKPEVMERAVKAGAHLINDVRALQTPGALERAALLDVPVCLMHMQGQPDTMQDAPDYRDIIADVIDFFERRIHACIEAGIKRHNILLDPGFGFGKTLSHNYELLNRLDEFKALELPLLIGLSRKSMLGNLLKREPKQRLAASLAGGLIAAQKGANILRVHDVAETLDCLNVFQASNDYRHLI, from the coding sequence ATGGGCATTTTAAATGTCACCCCTGATTCTTTTTCCGATGGTGGTGAATTCTCCTCCTTTGATTTAGCCTGCCAGCATGTCGATACTATGGTGTCGCAAGGCGCTAAAATTATCGACATAGGCGGTGAATCGACTCGTCCAGGTGCAGCCGAGGTCACTCTAGATGAAGAGCTAAGCAGGGTGTTGCCCTTAGTCGAGTATATCGCTAAGCATCATGACGCTTGGATCTCCATCGATACCAGTAAGCCTGAGGTCATGGAGCGAGCGGTTAAAGCCGGGGCGCACCTGATTAATGATGTTCGAGCCTTACAGACTCCAGGTGCCTTGGAGCGCGCAGCCCTACTTGATGTGCCTGTTTGTCTAATGCATATGCAGGGGCAACCGGATACTATGCAAGATGCACCGGATTATCGGGATATCATTGCTGATGTCATCGATTTTTTTGAACGAAGAATCCATGCATGTATTGAGGCTGGAATTAAACGTCACAATATATTGTTGGACCCAGGGTTCGGCTTTGGTAAAACCTTATCCCATAATTATGAGTTACTTAACCGATTAGATGAGTTTAAGGCGTTAGAGTTACCGTTACTGATCGGCTTATCCAGAAAATCTATGCTGGGTAATCTGCTCAAGCGCGAGCCTAAACAACGCTTGGCGGCGAGTCTGGCTGGCGGCTTGATCGCGGCGCAGAAAGGCGCCAATATTTTAAGGGTACATGATGTGGCTGAAACTTTAGATTGTCTAAACGTATTCCAAGCTAGCAATGATTACCGACACTTGATTTGA